GAAACATTTAAGAGACTTTAAATAGTATATCGGCAGAAGATGCTTGGCCTCTCACAGAATGTTACTGTAAAAGTTACTGTGTCCATCTCCCTGGACATTATGTGCAAGGAAAAGTTATATCCCATAACACCACGTATCCATATATTCAGTACAGGATAAATTGTCTTATGTATCAACACTTTAAATTGCCAGCTGGCATTTTTTTCTGGTGACCAGAGTCTGACCATAAAGTAACACATGTCTTTTTAGCACAAACATTAttatgtttgtggtgtgtgttcaGTCCTGTAATAGCTTTTTGACTGATTGAAAATTCAGATCTTTAAAAGTGTGTCAGCATGCCACAATCTCCTGCCTCCACCTAGTGGCTGCTAATTGGCTTATACAatcattttattgtttcattacTGTCTTGCGTAACATAAAACATTGTGAACTGCATCTTCAGGCATCTGCAGTAGACAGCAGCAGTTTCCcatcagaagagatcaggagACTCCAGCAGCAGAACTGCACTCTTAGAACAGTGGTAGCTGAAATGAGGAAAGATATGGAGAACTTGAGCCAGCAGATGCCTATAGCTCGGAGTCAGACCACAAATCCAGAACCCAACACTGCAGGTACAAGAGTATCCTGACCAATAAGGAAACAATATGATTATTTCTGTGACATATTTCCACCACTTTCAAAAATTTCTAAATTTATTCCCCTACTTGTTGGGAAATAGTCATTAGAATTAGGCATTTAAGAATATAAAGAATATTCTtgtttaaaacaacagaaaataatttaggtTTGTCTTCTAGTTCACTTCTAAATCACagtacagtaatgcacttacaaagTAGTATCCTGTCAAGGATACTGTAAGTAGTGCATGAAGTGTATAACTTGCATTTGTTTCAGAACATTTAATCTCCACCCAGTTATATGACAGTAACTTGTCAATTTCAGGGACTACAGACTACAGTCAGGCTCTGGAGAAAGAGATCCAGGAGCTAAAGGCCAAATGTCGTGATCTGGAGGAGCGGTTAGAGGAATCTTCCAAGATAGTCAATACTGCCAGCATTCCTGCCCTTGCATTCCCTGTTTCCCCAGACAATGCTTACCTTCAAAACCACATTAGATCACTTAATGAGACCATAGgtgattaaaaaatataagtaaaactTTTTATGTAACATTGTGGATtggtgattttaattaaaaaagtgtgttttctgtGCCTCACTGGAGAAAAGATGAAGTGAGATTTTGGTAGGAGCACAGTGTTCTAAAGGACAGTGTTTACAGGTGGGCTGCGAGTGGAGAAAGTAGCCAATGCTGCTGCTCTAAAGAAACAGGAAGTGAGGCTGGCTCATTTGGAGTCTGCTGTGGAACAGCTTACCCAGCAGGTAATGATTTCAGTCCCTTGCCCAGGCATCTAATAATTAGAAGACCATAATATGATGTAATTCTTGTTTAGATGGAAATACATTTAacagataacacacacataccAGTTAGCACAGAGCCAGTATACATGATGTGCCtcctttaattgctttttttcttaaaagtttGTTCTTCTCTGACGTTTCATGATTAGTTACGGAGAAAGTTGGCtatattgaataaatactgtttatatgattatatttctCCAGTGTCACTCAAAACACATAGAAAATGAGAGTTTACGTCTGGAGCTGGCCAATCACAAGAGGGCAGCAGCAGCTGAAGAAGCGAGGCTTAAGCAAAGAGTGGCAGCTACTGAGCTGGAGTTAAATGAAGTGAGACGGGAGGCAGAAGAGTACCAAAAAGGCAGTTTGCTCTACAACCTAGAGACTGTTGCACTTGGCAACCAGGCAAGTTTTAAGTATATagtatttaactttaaataatactTTCCAATAAGTGCAAAAAAAGGCGTGATCTTTCTGCCTTAAAGAGACGGGAAGATTACAATTTATCTTTATTAAACTGCAATGTTTTTGCGGTCAGGTGTCAGCACTGAAGGTTGACCTTGCAAGCAGGAGAGAGCCCATTGTCCTTAACCAGGTACAGCACtgcatgtaatataataaatgtaatataatgcccaccataaaatgttttatagtacagttaagcatgttattttaatgatatagAAATAATTGTACCCACTTGTAGAAatttctttgaatgtttttttaatgatatagtGTTTGTTGTGCCAAATTGTTGAAAggctgaataaaacaacaaatttagGCAGAAGCTGCCAACTGACTGTATCTTCAGTTAGGACTGCTGGCCAAAAAGTATATctcctaattaatatttatgagcaaAGTTAAAAGGTGTATTATGTGTCAATCTTGTGGTTATATGATGTATTACTGACATGAATTGTCTTATATCAGAAGTATGTTTTATGGTTGCCTAAACGAGAATGTATGTCTGGTATTCAAGAGTGAGATGGTAAAGCAGCTTCAGGAGGAGAACTTGTCCATGAGACAgcaactgctgctgctgcagagttCAGCCAGAGGGGGCACCGTGGGTGATGTTGCTACTCTTCAGTCAAAGCTCAAACAGGCTGCACGCCTGATCTCCAGCCTCAGTCAGGACAAACGGCAACTCATTGAAATGGGCAACAGGCTCCGGGCGCAGCTGATAGAAGCAGGACTGGAGGGTTGGTGTTGCTTTTGAAGCGTAATCATTGGTTTCTGTAGTATATTCATCTAGAATGAATAAACTATATTAGATTTCCAAATGGTTTAAATTATATAAGGAATTATCTCTGGCTCAAGAGGGATATAAAGAACTCTCTTCTGTTATTTTGTGAAAGGGCATATGGGGATAACAACCATAATTCACCACTCAGTGTTATGCTGGTGCCCCATCACAATGGGCTGCTGATCCATGTTTTTACTAAGGGATTAAAGAAACCTTAGTTTGATTCtcagttgtcatttttttttttcttagttccACGGCACTCAAAGATCACTCTCAAACCAAATGCTCCAGAGCACAGTCTGGTGGAAAAAGAACCCTCTCAGTCCGAGCATGGGGTGCAGCCAAAGAGCCGCTTATCTACCCTGGAACAGTTACAGTACCAGCTAACCACTCAGGTGACTCCTACATGAGAGAGATGTTGTTCAATCAAAGCGTGCTCTCTATATTGATACAGAgaatatatttcatcatattaatCAGTTTGGCCTCTGTACATGTACTGATGTGAAGATTTAGACAGCTTTTAGGCAATGTTATTCTTTGTCAAGGTCAGTGAAGTGTGGCAAAAGTTAGCTATCACTCCTTTGTCAGATGTATGAAAATACATGGTTGATAATAATCACACAAGCATGaaatttaaatacattagttTTGATTCTCACTCTAGGAGCTACAATATGCACAAAGAGATCAGAATAAGAAAATGGCGATTATAGTCCGTCCCCAATTCTCTGAGAGTGACAGTTCAGGCAAACGCAGAACCGCCAACCCATGGGAGCCTCCAATCGAAGTCCAGGTACTATGACATCTTCACCAccccataaatatattttatatattataacatattttacACGTACACTGCTGttatacttttatttggcaaggatgcattaatttggtcaaaagtgagatttataatgttgcatAAAAGTTtccatcaaaatattaaacagcacaactgttttcaacattgataataataagtaaggCTTTTTGAGCACAGagtcagcatatttgaatgatttctggagaaccagtaatggctgctgaaaatgtatccatgccatcacaggaatgaattttaaaatatattcaaatagaaaacacaatattacagtttccactgtatttttgattcaatatatgcagccttggtgagcataataagacactaagaaagaaaaatctagctgaccccaaatttttgaacagtagtctatgTAATTGTATTGGTTGTAAACAGTGTgagtctgttgttgttgtttcagtgtTTGAGTTCCCTTTCTCTGTTCCTTCCTCATCTGTGGGCAGTAAAGAAAACACTCCTCCGCAGAACCAATCTGAAGCTCCGGTCCGACTGCCCGGGTCATCGCACTTTCTGTTGTCCTCCATAGGCACAGATGATTCCCTACAGAATGTGTGGAAGATGTTGGATCAAGGTTTGAGTTCCTCTGTGTTTTCTACAAGTGACAGTGAGGACAAAGGTGAGCAAAACAAAAGTCATAAATGAGCCACTTCAATCTTCAGaccatttatatttaaacatgttgTATTGCGCCTGCTATGTTCTCAGAATGAGACattaaactgcaataaaatacagTTAGTAAGCTAAAAACATGATCGAGCAAATTCTTTTTTAGGTCGCCGCTCATTACTAAACTGAATATCATTTATTGACTGTTTAGCCATGCTGAATGAGTACTGTAAATGTTCTTCTGCGTGTGTGTAATTTCATCATTTGATTTGTCAAGGTAAAAGATCAGATTAGATCAGAATAGCTTTGAGAACTGGGGGAAGCACGACAGAGCAGCATGACTTAACGTCAAATGAAAGTTGCCCAATCTATGGTCATAATGCTGATTAGACCATAAAGCCATTTGATTTTTGTAACCAGTCAGACCTTGTCTTACATTTTCTTATACTGGCATAGATCCGTCCTAACAGGCTGATTTTGAATGAGAATAGTCTATTCAGGCATAATAGGCTCTATTGTGGCTCTTAGACAGCTGTCACTTCATGGTGGTACATCAGTTTCATCAGACAACTGATGAAGCCATTTAGAGGAGTGGCAAGTGTCTTCAATAAATTGAAAACAAAGTCCAGTTGACTAAAAATATCCCATGATTTTCACTTCTGTGTACCCTGGACAGACATTTGCATCATTTGAAAACCTTGGCACTGAAACAGGTACTTGCAGTGGCAACTCTGTCATCATGCAACCGAATGTTCAGTGTCAGCATTGCTTCATAGTACATCATTTAGTccaaatatcaaattatatttacttaGAGAACATTTCAGCATCAGTCATATGCAAAAGTAaagagttttgatttttttttttacctctgttaGAAAGATTAAAGATGCTAATATCTGATATCACAAGTGTTGTTGACCTCTATTTGGGTCAATGGCAAATAaggatacactgtaaaaaaaaaataaaaaaaaaaaatcagacctcTTCAACTCAAATTTTTCTATtgactgatcacatctaaatgtttcagtTGGCCAAATTGAAttagtgtgaatttaattttataagtTCAAATAGgccaattgaaaaatttaaatgtaaccaGTCACTAGAAATTTTTGagttggagaggtttttattttttagtgtatctGAGAGGATTATAAATAgaagtctttaaaaatatatatattttaatttgaaacacACATGTGAAACACAGGTTCATAGAAATGTCAACAGTGGAATctttttataccaagtaccacCAAATATTTGTCTCTCCAGTTgccaccataatgaccaacattcAAATACAGTactaactattcagctacagctctgcacagttcaaaaacgaggcagttttattcctcaaaagaatatttattgttgtcagacactttaacattgtaaatacacagtttgaacattaacactgcactgtgcttacatacaggtaaaaaacttaaataatgattaaaatgtgttaaataaaaactgtactgttcttaaatgtaaaaaaaatcgaAAACTTTACTcaaagatttaattaaaatgtaatgtgttttaatattaatattaaaatgtaacttaatgaTTCCTAACTAGTAATTCCTCTAGTGATTcgtaccactagagggagccacactttgagaaccactgttctacaACAATCTTGATAGTTTAATCAGGTGGTTTAATCATTAAATGtagtaatgtaatatattttttttaacacgccttttcttaaaaatgtctaaatattcttagtttttgtttttacaaacttacaccgtttttttttttttactttaagcactaccagaaaaagaaaacaattcccGCACACCGTCAATTAGTGCATTAGTATCAAAAAGGTTCATTGACTTTAAGCActaccaaaaatatcaaaaagacaTTTAGGGAATCTAAGTTTCTGAATTAAgtcattgtttattatataaaaatatgtttatctaGTCATTTTACATATCtagtcatttatttgaaatatttatattatacatttatttttaataatttaattactaaATAGATCTGGACAAAGTGATGTCATTTTTCTATTTACATACTGTCTTTTTAATGAAGCACTCTTCTTTCAAAGTGCTTTTCTCAAGATCATAGTAATAACTGGCTTCAGGGATCAAACCAATAAATTTTTCAAACAACATTACATGGGATTTACAATTGCAAAATTAAGGATTTAACCCCTTATCATATTGTGCTCTCAGGTAGAGTGGCTACAGCAAACAGTGGACCCCCAGATATTAATCAGCCTCCTGCTGCACCTGTCAGCGTGGAGGGCACAAAAGCATCACTCCaggaaaagaagaaacaaaaccaGACAACATTTGCATCTGCTAAAAAGACACATCCTGCAGGGAAAAAGAGCAAGATTCGGAATTACAACATCaaagactgaaaaaaacaatTGGGCCACTCCATTTAAAGAACTGTCTCACTTGAAGtgctgcattattatttgttcatttttgcatcatgcaaatttttttaatacttgtaccttttgtaaatgtttaataaatgattgGATAATTTGACCAATAGGCAAGTCTTTTGATAATTTGAAGAAGCACCTATTATGATAAGAAAATATGTGGTCTTGTGTACATATAATGTAGTTTCAATTTATCAATAAACCTTTAAATAGGCACATGAAAATTTGGCTCAATTTTCCCTTTACAGaatacacataaaatatgcataaaatgtaGTCTATGACTGTATTgtcttttaacaatattttaataataggaTTGATACACTTTACATTCTGTGTAGTGTCTTTTTTAAATGGAACTGCAGGTACCCTGTGCTCTCCAGTCCCTCGTGATGACATCACAGCCTCAACAGGTGTAGGATTCCACTCCTCCCACTGCATTGTCCTGACATCACCCTATCTCCTAGCAACACCCTTGCATTCATTCTGACTGAATGGTTCTACACACCTCTGCTCACTGATTGGTGAATTTTTTTCCACTTGCAACCGTCAAAATGTAATGCGCTGTGTGTCTCACGTGTCTCCGGAGCCGCTAACAGAAAATCTGTGTGCTGCTACTTCTGCATCTAACCAACAGTTAGACGTACATCAATATAAACCTTGTAAACACTATTTTTCACACCAAATTTATAGTGTGCATATTGGACTGCTCTATTTAGACTGAATCCTTTGGCATAAAAAAGCCAAATGGTGCATTAATATGACTCTTCTGTGTTATGCAACAAAAAGCAAAATTGATTATCTCAGGTTattcaaaattgtattaaaaatgctATGTATATGAAAAATACTTGAATACCTTTCTACAATGAACATGTATAGGGAAATCTgtttaaactctgtaaaatggttgaaattcttaaaaaaaaaaaaaaaaatgtttgttatgatgcttaaagaaataaaaaaacagattaaaatattttgaaaacgtTTTGTCCAGAAAATATTTGTCAGCGTAGTGTTACCAACATGCAAGAAACCATAAGGAgtgacttcaaaaaaaaaaaaaaaaaaatcataaaacacagaaacatTAAGGATTCTTTAGGAAACCTTagattcatgaaaatgtttgaaaacccTTTGTAGGAAATTGTATAATTAAACAAGCTATAATTAAAGCTAAAATCTATATAAGCAATAATTATATCCAATAATTATTCATGCTCGATGCCATTTCTAATGACAGATTAtccatactgtaaaaaaaagtaattatgacagataaaatatcgATGCTGTGTTTCAATATCAATGCAGTGTTGCATGCTAAATTTACCCAATTTCGGATTGTTTGCAAACCGCAGACACACGACCCTCGTGTCGccttgaacttgaacttgttcGCTCAGATCCGTAAAAGCAGACGTTTGTGCTGCTGTGCATGTGATCATGCCGAGATGAACTCAAGTAACCCAGTCTTTTCAGACGCTTTTTTTTCTGCGGCGTTAGGAAATCAGCCCATCACTGGCTGCGTCTACAGCCCAGCCTCTTCTCTCATTGGACTGCTCCTCAGAGCCAAACTGTCAGCCCATGTGGCGTGGCCATCGAGGATGTaagacatttaaatgaaactgacACAGGGACTCGGAAGGGCGAGAGTAATTTCTAGGGCTTGGCCAAAGGGGGGGATCACGAAACTCTCCACTCTGTACCGGGAGCCGACAAAGGTTAAGAGGAATATAGAAGTCGACTCTATCCCAAAGGATCACCGCGTTAAACTGTACCCACATCCGGGTAAGAGAGCATATATTATTAATCGTGTCAGTTCTGGATCTGTAGTTTATCCAGATGCAGACTGGCGTAGTAATGGTAGAGTTTTAGACATGCAACGTCGCGATTTTCTGTAAcacgcaggaaaaaaaaaatatattattaacgAAATGAATCGTTTTTGTGAGTCGGGTATTTTCAGTGAATCAGCCACAGCTGAATCACAGACTCTTTGAACTGAGAGTCAAAAGCATTTAGAGTGAATCGAGGATTTTACTGATGaggcaaaatatatttaaatagccGGGCAGCAGAAAAAATACACAGCGtatagcattttattaaaacaagcaaaacgttttttaatccaagatatgtaaattaattttgtttgttatgttagTGCATGGCATAAAGATGTTGGGACTATGTGATGACGTGATTACGTCATGACGTAAAAGAATCACATAATCGCGGTTTTGGACCTGTTCAAAAGAATCGATTCACGTAAATGAGTCGAACTGCCCATCACTAATTTCAACCGAGGGATACTGCACACTTGTGAGTAAACGTAACCAACACACTCTTGACCAAACGTGAGTAAACGTTTAGCTGGAAGCTGCAAATTCAGCACAGGATGATTCTCGTgctatttctgtgtgattaacgTTACTAGGTTTCATCTTTGCCTAAGAGAAATAGAATTATACCTTGAATCTTTCTTTccgtaaacataaaaaaaagagaatagaTATTATTAAACCTAACAAGAATGTAATATGTTGAGACGTGGGAAAGTATCAGGGCGAAGTATCAGAGAGTCAATGCGGAATTTGCCACTCAGTGAAACCTCCTTGAGTTTTGGTATGTAACTATATCACTGAGAGCAGTCAGACTGGAGATGCTTAAAGGGCTGTTTTTATCAGGCTAACCGTGGTCTAGTTTCTATAACAGGACTCTGTTTACATCAACCTTGGCTTGTCAGGATTAAACATGCAGCCtaatcatctattttttttcttcccttatGTTCAGTTGACTGTATTGTTCATATATGGGGTCATGTCTTTCCTAGTTAGTAAAGCCCAATAGGCAGAAATGATCTTCATCTGTCTATCAAATAATTTTTTGCGAatgcactgtatttatttttgtctaaggCAAGAGTGTAGCTGATGTTTTAAGGACTGTCCGACTGTAATAGTGTCATCAGCTAATGACAGCAGCACTGCACCACGGGAGCTTGTCGCGCGGCGAGCGCTCAGCTGCATCACTGCTTTAGATCTGGGTCAGGTAGATTACAGTCGATTCGGAAATCCGTTTATTTTCTCAGTCTGCTTCCGCCAAGcgtaatgtttttgtatttgtagttAAATGTTAAGCAATCATAAAATAATTCACTTGTAGCCTGGTTTACACTAAAGTCTAACGTTACATAGCTGCTTAGTGGTGCTAGTAGTTCTGTCTACTCTGTGTTGCGTTCGGTTCATTGACTGCTTTTTGACATGTCTGTATTGTACTGTTGCATTAAATAGTACTTTTAGATGATTCACACGCATGCACGTTCACAGACAATCTGGTGCATATGAGCACCTTCCCGTCGGCAAAGACTCCTTCCGGTCGTCATTATGGCAACATGAGCCCTAATTCCTCCTCTCAGACTTACCTGTCCACTTCTGCTAATTCTGTTTATGCAATTGAAAAGTATTGATTTTCTctaattataactaaatataaaacaacaattgATTTTCATAtaagtttcatattgaatctattCTCAATGGCTGGTCACCCTGTCAGGTTATTTTAAAGAGCTTTAACATTACTTACTACTGtttaatcataaaatatttaaatacatagtaGACATtacaacatacatacatgcatacatacatacatgcatacatacattatatttatgtgATGGCTCTGTCTACAATACGGcctgaaatgaaattaatattctCTGAAAATCCTGCTCTTGCTGTCCTTTGCACATTAAGGCATAAAATTTGATGAGTGAATCATATCTTTTCCCTTATAAAACAAGAACCAGAATTTCTTACAAATTTCTCCAGTGTcgaaacaaatgataaaaagatGTAAAGTGTTAGTAAAGGCTTCTCCTCtgcttttcttttatttggaCAATTGTAATTAAGTTTCTAGATTTATGATGCataatttctgcaaaatgatcTGTCCTACTTTTATAGCTACTGGTCACTAATATCATTTACAGCTCAGTCATGCTGTGAAAGGTTGTTATTTATGACCAGCTGAATAGCTATTATGTGAATGTAAATCATGTTTACTGTTTTACATGCTTCTCAgatttttcacatatttacaaaaaaatgcattgcgACTGCTGAACTGAATATCtgcataataatattttcatctgtaaatgattctgtacaaattaatttgtacttataaaagttattttttctgaCTTGTTGAGGTTCATTTTTGgttgttgtgcattttttgtaAAGATGGTGAAATATAACAGATGGCATTGCTACATTTGCATGCTGTACAGTCAGATGAGCTGATTTCTCTCTCGGCATATTTAATGAAGTTTCTGTGGTCCACCAAATTAAAATGAACCCTCCTTTGTGTTTCGAGGAAAGTGGAACAGAGGGACACTTTGTACTTGTCTCCTCTTCTTGATTGCATTGAATGAACAGGAATCCCATCCATGCTGTCGCTTTGAGTGCTCTGACCCTGAAACGGGGAACAAAAGTGTCCGGCTTTCCAGGCCACGCCCCCAGAGCACATTCTCCCACCTATCCCCAGTTCTGCACCAACTCGGTGACCCCAACTCACAGACCgctgatttaaaatgaatgacaCGCTCGCATTCACACAGTTCTTGATAATGCTAATGTAGATCAAGCTGAAACAATCCCTCCATTTTTACATGGTTTTCTATTCACTGACTGACcgcttctttcttttattttttccccttagaATCAAAGAAAATCTAACCAGACATGGAGGATATTGTTATAGCCGGAATTTCAGGTCGCCTTCCTGAGTCTAACAATTTGGAAGAATTTTGGCAGAACCTTTTCAATGGAGTTGATATGGTCACAGAAGATGACAGGCGGTGGAAACCAGGTTTGCTAATATTTGAATGTCTTTAtcattttaaacttcaaactcatttttttatcataatgCTTTCAACTGCTGGTCTCTTTCCCTACCTGACTGCTGTTCTGTGCTTTTCCTTGTCCGTCTGGCTTTGGGTCTTCTGAAGGGCCGGTCTCTCTTTTCTTTGTTGGCTCTAATACTCTCATTCATGTGCTAAAACACAAGCAGGCTTAGGGCGATGAGTAGAGAGCGCATTTgattcctttttttcccctttttttaaattctaggTCTGTATGGCCTTCCCGGGAGAAATGGAAAACTAAAAGAAATCGACAGATTTGATGCAGCCTTCTTTGGTGTGCATCCCAAACAGGCACACACCATGGACCCACAGCTGAGGCTTATGCTAGAGATATCGTACGAGGCCATCGTCGATGGAGGTTAGTATCAGCTGCTCTCttagataatattaatataaggTGTTTTGTGGTAGCTAATGCCCTTGaaatatgtatagcctgaatgcaatatacgtcactttggataaaagcatctgccaaattaataaatataaatgatattttcagGCGTGTGCTGCTATATGCTACTATACATTTCATgccacagtttattttattttattttaaatatttattttatattttttgagacagtaagttttttttatttattattattaattttattcagcaaggattcattgagttgacaataaatacatttctaatgttacaaaatatttataacatgCTGTAATTTGGAGCTTTCTATCCATcaacgaatcctgaaaaatgtggcaaggtttctacaaaaatttcagctgtttaacattaataataaaaatatttttttcttgtggtaATTTTGTTCTTTAAAAGAATGGATTTTTTTATGATGTATCTTTTGTTGAGGACCAAATGTGCATGAGCATATAATTAGAAAtgagaaagttattttaaattctaaatatttcacaagcctgtgtttttgatcaataaatgcagccttggtgagcatacaaaacttctttcaaaaaaattattattagtgtaTATGGTCTAtataagtatttaaattatttatataaacatttctaaGTGACCAAAGTGGTGCCAAATCTCTATGTAGAGCAATTATAGTGTATTTTTGAACTTAGTTGTAATGTATTGTAtgtgtaatgtattatttttcagtgTTCACTGACTGTGAATATAAAACATGTTGATTTTTCCTGTTAGGCATTAACCCAGTGTCCATGCGTGGCAGCAAAACTGGCGTCTACATTGGAGTAAGTGGCTCAGAGGCAGGCGAGGCCTTCAGTAAAGACCCAGAGGAGCTGCTGGGATACAGCATGACAGGATGCCAGCGGGCCATGTTTGCCAACCGCTTGTCTTACTTCTTTGATTTCAATGGTATGCAAACATTACAAGTTTAATTACCGACTCAATGCTCTGAGACTGAGACAAACAGTTGAGATGGATTACTTGAATCACTTTATGCAAGAATTCTTAATGTGATCAGCCATTAACTGTGGTGTTTGATGTACAACCAACATTCAGGTCCCAGTACAGCCATTGACACAGCGTGCTCCTCTAGTCTGCTGGCTCTGGAAAACGCCTTCAATGCTATTCGCAACGGCCAATGTGATGCAGCACTTGTGGGCGGAGTCAACCTGCTGCTCAAGCCCAACACCTCAGTGCAGTTCATGAAACTGGGCATGCTCAGTCCTGAAGGAACATGCAAGTCATTTGATGCCTCAGGTGAGATTGCGTATGTCACTGTAACGTCTAAAGCTTTCTCAGGAATCTGGTTCTATAAGCATCAATTTTTGCATAACAATTATAAGAATATAGTCTTCTAAGTGTTTATACTGAATAATGCATgacaaaaatagtatttaaagtaTCATGCTTTatgcaacaataaatgttttcagCAGAAGTATGCTAATTGCAAAGTTAATTTAGCAATTTTCTGTCCACTTATGATATTAGAGATAAAAACAGTTAGTTAGCGTGTTTTTTAATCCAGTTTCCTTTAAATATGTCTCTACTCTTGTAGTCAAACAAAATAAGTCATCTATTAAAAATGTCAGCTGATCATTTTTCTGTTCAATTTGTCAAAATGGAAATCAATAGTCAAGttgattcagtgttattttagtattattgccTTAC
This region of Cyprinus carpio isolate SPL01 chromosome B12, ASM1834038v1, whole genome shotgun sequence genomic DNA includes:
- the LOC109053169 gene encoding coiled-coil domain-containing protein 57-like gives rise to the protein MQEAVDLEAQLACKEREWKELQALRIQQLETALNEATSELSTQRERFLRLRDDFKYNLRVLEERDKELERYDALAARAQTEESARREEVSELRIEIAKLQDALEEQRRAKEDIEVQYQKKGVEHRVKLEKVQNMMESEIQKLREENETLRRDLQRRIRESDGELALQKQEMMADFDSEMRKREHEFHLKLDEMNSVVLSHELKEKLLSKELEVHAKAHSQATEALQASEELHQQAQKEIQRRDWEIKNTTAMKDSRIKELEDIRKQMENNYKKEQEAYNRKHSELERRSREKEDALGLMREAHARELQEERGKISELQAQLDRMILEQKRREKSHKAALHHREQQIEEIRTQLETTRSGWDTYITQVSKENVAKDTELLSAGEREAKVRAELERCKEDIERYKQQVSSGLQREQALEQKRVQLELDWERRCEEVRSEHYLRSEELIQSLTQARDQITAELREKERELQETVTLLKSVTVERDQALRGIKPTLTGIQASAVDSSSFPSEEIRRLQQQNCTLRTVVAEMRKDMENLSQQMPIARSQTTNPEPNTAGTTDYSQALEKEIQELKAKCRDLEERLEESSKIVNTASIPALAFPVSPDNAYLQNHIRSLNETIGGLRVEKVANAAALKKQEVRLAHLESAVEQLTQQCHSKHIENESLRLELANHKRAAAAEEARLKQRVAATELELNEVRREAEEYQKGSLLYNLETVALGNQVSALKVDLASRREPIVLNQSEMVKQLQEENLSMRQQLLLLQSSARGGTVGDVATLQSKLKQAARLISSLSQDKRQLIEMGNRLRAQLIEAGLEVPRHSKITLKPNAPEHSLVEKEPSQSEHGVQPKSRLSTLEQLQYQLTTQELQYAQRDQNKKMAIIVRPQFSESDSSGKRRTANPWEPPIEVQSVGSKENTPPQNQSEAPVRLPGSSHFLLSSIGTDDSLQNVWKMLDQGLSSSVFSTSDSEDKGRVATANSGPPDINQPPAAPVSVEGTKASLQEKKKQNQTTFASAKKTHPAGKKSKIRNYNIKD